From a region of the Pecten maximus chromosome 18, xPecMax1.1, whole genome shotgun sequence genome:
- the LOC117316165 gene encoding LOW QUALITY PROTEIN: monocarboxylate transporter 12-B-like (The sequence of the model RefSeq protein was modified relative to this genomic sequence to represent the inferred CDS: deleted 1 base in 1 codon), translating into MVVDGGWGWMITLSAFVHSFLVDGICFTFGTFLEHFLKYFGGSNGKTQLLSSMISGTYLSMGLVSGALTDRFGCRRLAIVGLIVASVGLFLSTFSPNLDVMILLYGIVSGAGFGLVYTPSVVIVGHYFNKRRALATGIAVCGSGIGGFVFAPLSVLLIETYAWKGALWILSAIVLNGVIFAAFYRPLPSPPNTSAFASSTDTEIDLRDNSRCKQLVFAFKQTFNLTLLKSPTFALYSFSGFLVCTGFYIPFNFLPVFASDLNLSAREGAILISVMGIFNTVSRVLVGLLTDQSWANCILINSTMLFIGGIATCFVPICTTYAILIAYAALFGTTVGTFVALKSIILVELKGDKWLSKTLGLVNFMISISVFIGSPVAGALSDLTESYDAAFYFAGGTIGLAGLMCFPLRYIARWEHDRSPQDDETKEPRLTSMRTVHM; encoded by the exons ATGGTTGTTGACGGAGGATGGGGCTGGATGATCACCCTGTCTGCATTCGTGCACAGTTTTCTTGTGGATGGGATATGCTTCACATTTGGAACGTTCTTGGAACATTTCCTCAAGTATTTCGGAGGCAGCAACGGGAAAACACAACTGTTAAGTTCCATGATAAGTGGAACTTACCTATCTATGG GCCTTGTGTCCGGAGCTCTGACGGACAGATTTGGCTGTAGACGACTGGCTATTGTGGGATTGATTGTCGCCAGTGTTGGTCTATTCCTCTCAACATTTTCA CCTAACCTTGATGTGATGATCCTGTTATACGGCATCGTAAGCG GTGCTGGGTTCGGACTAGTGTATACGCCCTCTGTCGTCATAGTCGGACACTATTTCAATAAACGCCGAGCACTGGCCACTGGGATAGCCGTATGTGGATCTGGTATAGGGGGGTTTGTGTTCGCACCATTATCTGTTCTTCTCATCGAGACATACGCCTGGAAAGGAGCTCTGTGGATATTATCAGCCATTGTCTTAAATGGCGTCATCTTTGCTGCTTTTTATCGTCCACTGCCGTCGCCACCAAATACTTCAGCATTTGCTTCCTCGACCGACACGGAAATAGACCTAAGAGATAATTCTCGATGCAAACAGTTAGTCTTTGctttcaaacaaacatttaatttaaCACTCCTGAAAAGCCCGACATTCGCCCTGTATAGCTTTTCTGGATTCCTGGTGTGTACCG GTTTTTACATCCCGTTTAATTTCCTGCCGGTTTTCGCCAGTGACCTCAATCTTTCTGCACGTGAAGGAGCTATTCTCATATCGGTGATGGGGATATTCAATACTGTATCAAGGGTTCTGGTTGGCTTGTTGACTGACCAATCCTGGGCAAACTGCATCCTTATCAACAGTACGATGCTTTTCATTGGAGGAATAGCGACGTGTTTTGTACCAATATGTACCACGTACGCCATCCTCATAGCGTATGCCGCTCTATTCGGCACAACTGTAG GTACATTCGTCGCGTTGAAGTCAATCATCCTGGTAGAACTAAAGGGAGACAAATGGCTGTCCAAAACTTTAGGCCTAGTGAACTTCATGATCAGCATATCTGTTTTCATTGGCTCACCTGTTGCAG GTGCCTTGTCGGATCTGACGGAGAGCTACGACGCTGCCTTTTACTTTGCCGGCGGGACAATCGGACTCGCGGGACTGATGTGTTTCCCGTTGCGATACATTGCCAGATGGGAACATGATAGAAGTCCTCAAGACGATGAAACCAAGGAGCCCCGTCTGACCTCAATGCGGACGGTTCACATGTAG